The following are encoded together in the Trichomycterus rosablanca isolate fTriRos1 chromosome 19, fTriRos1.hap1, whole genome shotgun sequence genome:
- the LOC134333144 gene encoding troponin C, skeletal muscle, whose protein sequence is MPTDAQADARSFLSEEMITEFKAAFDMFDTDGGGDISTKELGTVMRMLGQNPSREELDAIIEEVDEDGSGTIDFEEFLVMMVQQMKEDQAGKSEEELSECFRIFDKNGDGFIDREEFADILRATGEPISEEEMEELMVDGDTNKDGKLDFDEFLKMMENVQ, encoded by the exons ATG CCAACTGACGCCCAGGCTGATGCACGCTCCTTCCTGAGCGAGGAGATGATTACTG AGTTTAAAGCCGCATTCGACATGTTTGACACCGATGGTGGCGGTGACATCAGCACCAAAGAGTTGGGTACCGTGATGAGGATGCTGGGTCAGAATCCAAGCAGAGAGGAGCTGGATGCCATCATCGAGGAGGTTGATGAGGATG GCAGCGGTACTATTGACTTTGAGGAGTTCTTGGTGATGATGGTGCAGCAGATGAAGGAGGACCAGGCAGGAAAGAGTGAGGAGGAGTTGTCCGAATGCTTCAGAATCTTTGACAA GAATGGAGATGGTTTTATCGACCGGGAGGAGTTTGCAGACATTCTGCGTGCTACTGGAGAGCCAATCTCAGAAGAAGAGATGGAGGAGCTCATGGTTGATGGAGACACAAACAAAGATGGCAAACTTGACTTTGATG agTTCTTAAAAATGATGGAGAACGTCCAGTAA